In a single window of the Arachis hypogaea cultivar Tifrunner chromosome 6, arahy.Tifrunner.gnm2.J5K5, whole genome shotgun sequence genome:
- the LOC112696141 gene encoding uncharacterized protein, producing MAGKASTSKPNIGLSGTGGLSHAYIQYPPFRCNVPGSKGLFYDDGNKLLLSPTADQVFSWKVVPFDPLIDPTTDSISEGPILAIRYSLNTKVIAIQRSNHEIQFQIRETRETFSHKCRPESESILGFFWTDSQQCDIVIVKTSGLDLYAYNSASKSVQLVETKKINVSWYVYTHESRLVLLASGMQCKTFHGFQISSADIVRLPRFDMVMAKSEANSKPVLAAEDIFIITVYGRIYCLQVDRVAMLLHSYRLYRDAVIQQGSLPIYSSRVAVSVVDNVLLIHQIEAKVVILYDLFADSRAPISAPLPLLLRGFPRSSTTTSQSSGRESQSSYSNVSNHEAVTYADSWTFLVPDLVCDVTNKLLWKFHLDLEAISASISEAPSILEFLQRRKLEANKAKQLCLGIIRTLILEHRPVPVVAKAIHVVVTSYSHSIKTGSYLKGLKPEKPSASSVQNAGADVSAVGTNAIGKSIAHESDARVDRGSSSKALSLDSEDESRTANPKRNSKETQVGDEVNDENSSGTEVHNAHVTQSSLQLGQEESQLASAAISPDEMYSFVFSPIDEEMVGDPSYLVAIIIEFLHSANVEKIRALPNLYVLIIQLLVRNERYAELGLFVINKILEPSKEVALQLLESGRQNTQTRKLGLDMLRQLGLHHDYVMLLLQDGYHMQALRYARKFKVDSIRPALFLEAAFVSNDSQRLAAVLRFFVDFLPGFKNTLDHNRYLRILNEMNTSMTA from the exons ATGGCTGGAAAAGCATCAACATCAAAACCTAATATAGGTCTCAGCGGCACTGGTGGCCTTTCACATGCTTACATTCAGTATCCACCATTTCGGTGCAATGTTCCTGGATCAAAGGGATTGTTTTATGATGATGGAAACAAATTGCTACTCTCTCCAACAGCTGATCAA GTGTTTTCATGGAAAGTTGTTCCCTTTGATCCTCTTATTGATCCCACCACTGATTCAATAAGTGAGGGGCCTATTTTAGCTATTCGATACTCTTTAAACACAAAGGTTATCGCGATCCAACGATCGAATCATGAGATACAATTTCAGATCAGAGAGACAAGGGAAACTTTTAGCCATAAGTGCAGGCCAGAATCAGAAAGCATACTTGGTTTTTTTTGGACTGATAGCCAACAATGTGATATTGTAATTGTTAAGACCAG TGGTCTAGACTTGTATGCATATaattcagcctctaaatcagttCAATTGGTCGAAACAAAGAAAATCAATGTGAGTTGGTACGTTTACACACATGAAAGTCGGTTGGTTCTTCTTGCTTCTGGAATGCAGTGCAAGACATTCCATGGATTTCAG ATTTCATCTGCAGATATTGTTCGCTTGCCAAGGTTTGACATGGTTATGGCCAAATCTGAGGCCAATAGTAAGCCTGTTTTAGCAGCTGAAGACATCTTTATTATCACTGT TTATGGTAGGATATATTGCTTGCAAGTTGATAGAGTTGCTATGCTACTCCATTCATATAGGCTATATCGTGATGCTGTGATTCAGCAG GGTTCTCTACCAATATATTCCAGCAGGGTTGCTGTGAGTGTGGTTGACAATGTACTTCTTATCCATCAAATTGAAGCAAAGGTTGTCATACTTTATGATCTCTTTGCAGATTCTCGAGCTCCAATATCTGCACCCCTTCCTTTATTGCTAAGAGGTTTTCCTAGGTCCAGTACTACTACGTCTCAATCTAGTGGTAGAGAAAGTCAGAGTTCATACAGTAACGTGAGTAATCATGAAGCAGTTACCTATGCCGATTCATGGACTTTTCTAGTGCCTGACCTTGTATGTGATGTGACCAACAAGTTATTATGGAAGTTTCATTTAGACTTAGAG GCAATTTCTGCCAGTATCTCAGAGGCCCCATCAATATTAGAGTTCCTGCAGCGGAGGAAGTTGGAAGCTAACAAG GCAAAACAATTGTGCCTAGGTATAATTCGAACACTTATTCTGGAGCATAGGCCTGTACCTGTAGTTGCCAAAGCTATACACGTAGTGGTTACCTCATACTCTCATTCAATTAAGACCGGTAGCTATCTTAAGGGCCTGAAGCCAGAGAAGCCATCGGCATCTAGTGTACAAAATGCTGGTGCTGATGTATCTGCTGTAGGAACAAATGCAATTGGAAAATCAATTGCACATGAATCCGATGCAAGGGTGGACAGAGGATCTTCTAGTAAAGCTTTAAGTCTGGATTCTGAGGATGAGTCCCGTACTGCAAATCCAAAACGCAATTCAAAGGAGACCCAAGTTGGGGATGAAGTGAATGATGAGAACTCCTCTGGAACTGAAGTTCATAATGCTCATGTTACGCAATCATCTCTGCAGCTTGGGCAAGAGGAATCCCAACTCGCCTCCGCAGCAATTTCACCAGATGAGATGTACAGCTTTGTCTTTTCTCCCATTGATGAAGAGATGGTTGGAGACCCTTCTTACTTGGTTGCCATCATTATTGAATTCCTTCACAG TGCAAATGTGGAAAAGATTCGAGCACTCCCAAATCTGTATGTATTGATAATTCAATTGCTGGTCCGCAATGAACGATATGCAGAACTTGGGTTGTTTGTCATAAACAAG ATTTTGGAGCCCTCTAAGGAAGTTGCACTACAGCTCCTAGAGTCTGGTCGTCAGAATACGCAAACTAGGAAGCTTGGACTGGACATGCTGAGACAGCTTGGTTTACATCATGATTATGTGATGCTGCTACTGCAAGATGGATACCACATGCAAGCATTACGATATGCACGGAAATTCAAG GTGGATAGCATCCGGCCGGCATTGTTCTTGGAAGCAGCATTTGTTTCCAATGACAGTCAACGTCTTGCTGCAGTTCTAAGGTTCTTTGTAGATTTCCTTCCTGGCTTCAAGAACACCTTAGACCATAATAGATACCTCCGCATACTGAATGAGATGAACACATCCATGACTGCTTGA
- the LOC114924146 gene encoding uncharacterized protein, translating to MEAHKAQRWRVGICSRGRERRSSEEGRNNVLKTGPDRPVEPVQPETVKTQPPSPTHTKHPFLRTSKQLALRFPRRPDPKPNFVAGTAAAVRGCLRLRGLLLPLSQRHTARVSLLARRVIHSAGEVAVRGFQLLRRRLAVDVLLWWKCFRHEGKDENYFYSQAHFSELYISGKSIWELCCIQGSRD from the exons ATGGAGGCCCATAAGGCCCAGAGATGGAGAGTAGGAATTTGCAGCAGAGGCAGAGAGAGAAGAAGCAGCGAAGAAGGAAGGAACAATGTTCTAAAAACCGGACCGGATcggccggttgaaccggttcaaccggagACCG ttaaaacCCAACCCCCctccccaacacacaccaaacaCCCCTTCCTTCGAACATCGAAGCAGCTAGCCCTAAGGTTCCCCAGACGGCCAGACCCAAAACCCAACTTCGTCGCCGGAACCGCCGCCGCCGTCCGTGGTTGTCTGCGTCTTCGCGGCCTCCTCCTTCCCCTGTCCCAAAGGCATACGGCCAGAGTTTCTCTTCTAGCTCGGCGCGTCATCCATTCTGCCGGTGAAGTTGCTGTTCGAGGCTTCCAGCTGCTGCGCCGTCGTCTCGCCGTTGACGTCCTGCTGTGGTGGAAG TGTTTTCGACATGAAGGAAAAGACGAAAACTACTTCTACTCTCAAGCGCATTTTAGTGAATTGTACATCTCAG GCAAAAGCATATGGGAGCTGTGTTGCATCCAAGGTTCCAGAGATTGA